A stretch of the Rana temporaria unplaced genomic scaffold, aRanTem1.1, whole genome shotgun sequence genome encodes the following:
- the LOC120922013 gene encoding glycosyltransferase family 92 protein F13G3.3-like encodes MRTSSRNMFCTLSVFVGVAVIYYSYHIEIRHQKTRSQELPIATDTITALDNRTFIISPYYEPRLGQSVRVIAILHVSVKELYCIFHCSSNQNVFIRAQIDLHGDRFGFPYGTADLLCAEPSGCDYTYMSFSSTISTNTGQSILFEVRNRPPQPISSNFTVCISTLFGNYNNVLQMIQSIEMYKILGASRVTIYTTNCSRNVDKVLRHYIDEGTLEVVPWPIDRHLQTSKKWRFSKGLKAEIGYFGQTASLNDCLYRNMYKSKFVLLHDIDEIILPVKDWDWSSLMENLQNKFPNTSVFRFESHLFPIPVNNSVFDLWPHVPGLNILTYRLRHPNKPNNFNAPKMIVNPRDVFQTSIHIAETRKQKSYIGEETAILFHCKTRNDDTIEDLIPDDRLMRYNLTLVPNVDKVIQRLFPQQSPLPLKIL; translated from the coding sequence ATGAGGACATCGTCCAGAAACATGTTCTGCACATTGTCTGTATTTGTGGGCGTTGCTGTCATTTATTACTCCTACCATATAGAAATCAGACATCAGAAGACAAGATCTCAGGAACTTCCCATTGCCACAGACACCATCACAGCTCTGGATAATCGAACATTTATCATCTCTCCGTATTATGAGCCTAGACTTGGCCAATCAGTCCGGGTCATCGCCATCCTCCATGTGTCTGTGAAAGAACTCTACTGTATCTTCCATTGTTCCTCCAATCAGAATGTCTTCATCAGGGCACAAATAGATCTTCATGGTGACAGATTTGGGTTCCCGTATGGAACAGCAGATCTTCTATGTGCAGAACCTTCTGGGTGTGATTACACTTATATGTCTTTCTCTTCAACTATCTCCACAAATACAGGTCAGAGTATCCTATTTGAGGTCAGGAACCGTCCACCACAGCCAATCTCCTCCAATTTCACCGTCTGTATCTCTACTTTGTTTGGAAACTACAACAATGTCCTCCAGATGATCCAGAGTATTGAGATGTACAAGATTCTGGGGGCCTCTAGAGTCACAATCTATACAACCAACTGTTCCCGGAATGTAGATAAGGTGTTACGTCATTACATTGATGAAGGAACTCTAGAGGTGGTGCCATGGCCAATAGACCGCCATCTTCAGACATCGAAAAAATGGCGATTTTCCAAAGGACTCAAGGCTGAGATCGGATATTTCGGACAAACTGCATCCCTAAATGATTGTCTATACAGGAACATGTACAAAAGTAAGTTTGTTCTCCTCCATGACATTGATGAAATTATTCTTCCAGTCAAGGACTGGGACTGGTCATCCCTGATGGAGAATCTCCAGAATAAATTCCCAAATACAAGCGTCTTCCGCTTTGAGAGTCATCTCTTTCCCATTCCAGTCAACAATTCCGTATTTGACCTGTGGCCTCATGTTCCCGGGCTCAATATTCTCACTTACCGTCTCCGACACCCTAACAAGCCGAATAACTTCAATGCCCCCAAAATGATTGTGAATCCCAGAGACGTATTTCAAACCTCCATTCACATAGCTGAGACACGCAAACAAAAATCGTATATAGGAGAAGAGACGGCCATTCTCTTCCACTGTAAAACGAGGAACGATGACACCATCGAGGACCTCATTCCCGATGATAGGTTGATGAGATACAATCTGACCTTAGTGCCCAATGTAGATAAGGTGATCCAGAGACTTTTCCCTCAGCAatctcccctccccctgaaaaTCCTGTAA